From a region of the Posidoniimonas corsicana genome:
- a CDS encoding sulfotransferase family protein, with the protein MLSAGAEVPTIAPPVLEDLSRVLGKVPLLSDSEQLIVRAELDASSKLAASSYPPAFIVGAMNRSGTNFLADIIQLLPGWELPALTEDYLLEHSDLLVEYVNRSDNRWKTRISAEQRSAAVSYLGRGLLEFIRQHCESKHTRLIMKTPRPWGIENFDLLFPSAKLIIIVRDGRDTVESASRSFTYAPPRHWMRQWRNGAKTLLEFMATHRGAAGKNWTFVRYEDLVEHPRRCIPQILAFLGVDDGEFDWTKFDMLPLRGSSTHRGSKRALHWEQVPKPAGFRPIDKWRAWSWWRKAQFKWIAGRELIDFGYATDYGW; encoded by the coding sequence GTGCTTTCGGCAGGGGCTGAAGTACCGACCATTGCACCTCCCGTACTGGAAGACCTATCTCGCGTCCTTGGCAAAGTACCCCTTCTTAGCGATTCAGAGCAATTGATTGTGCGTGCTGAATTAGACGCGTCTTCGAAGCTAGCCGCCTCCTCTTATCCGCCCGCGTTCATCGTAGGCGCAATGAACCGGTCTGGCACCAACTTTCTCGCAGACATCATACAGCTTCTCCCAGGGTGGGAGCTGCCTGCTTTAACGGAAGATTACTTGCTGGAACACTCGGACTTGCTGGTCGAGTATGTGAATCGAAGTGACAACAGATGGAAGACTCGCATCAGTGCGGAACAGCGTAGTGCGGCGGTTTCCTACCTTGGGCGTGGCCTGCTCGAGTTCATTCGTCAGCATTGCGAGAGTAAGCACACGAGGCTGATCATGAAGACGCCTCGACCGTGGGGGATTGAGAACTTTGATTTGTTGTTTCCATCGGCAAAGCTCATCATCATTGTTCGCGACGGTCGTGACACGGTAGAGTCCGCTTCCCGCAGCTTCACATACGCGCCGCCTCGTCACTGGATGAGGCAGTGGAGGAACGGTGCGAAAACGCTTCTTGAGTTTATGGCAACTCATCGGGGGGCGGCAGGTAAGAATTGGACGTTTGTTCGCTATGAAGATCTGGTAGAACATCCACGCCGGTGTATCCCGCAAATCCTCGCGTTCTTGGGAGTGGACGATGGGGAGTTCGATTGGACAAAGTTCGACATGCTGCCGCTTAGGGGGAGCTCAACACATCGAGGAAGCAAGCGAGCACTCCATTGGGAGCAGGTTCCGAAGCCGGCGGGCTTTAGACCAATTGACAAGTGGCGTGCCTGGTCATGGTGGCGAAAGGCACAATTCAAGTGGATTGCCGGGAGAGAGCTGATCGACTTCGGTTATGCCACCGACTACGGA
- a CDS encoding glycosyltransferase family 2 protein, whose protein sequence is MSTPLVSVYIPTFNRAHLIEASINSVLEQTFTDWELIIVDDGSSDNTRAVVEGLTSHVAGRVTYSRHENRGLFYCRNRGAELARGKYVAPLDSDDAWRPYHLQACVDALESNPEVDWVYGSLRRVDSISRETLVENKFYSDDRPRPFLELNVRRVGEVNIFDDASTLECAILNGLECSQQTSLIRRWVLDTVRFSGTYRVCEDQQYPIRALLAGAQLAYINDVHLEYSVHTDNISNASSASSISKAIDNECELIELFRDIQSVPDLPVHLHSAVRKRLSREYFWRLGYGVYWRHRRYRSAFKCFRQGLKYRPLHLPYWKTYLASLAKYPFLAIQSN, encoded by the coding sequence ATGAGCACGCCGCTCGTGTCTGTGTACATTCCGACGTTTAACAGAGCTCATTTAATTGAGGCCTCAATCAACTCGGTGCTAGAGCAGACTTTCACGGATTGGGAGTTGATAATCGTCGACGATGGTAGCAGCGACAATACCAGGGCTGTAGTAGAGGGGCTTACGAGCCACGTCGCTGGACGAGTTACTTACTCGCGGCATGAGAATCGAGGGCTTTTCTACTGCCGCAACCGAGGTGCAGAGCTAGCAAGGGGTAAGTACGTGGCGCCTCTTGACAGCGACGACGCGTGGCGACCTTATCACCTTCAAGCTTGTGTTGACGCACTAGAAAGCAATCCAGAAGTGGATTGGGTTTACGGTTCCTTGAGACGGGTGGACTCGATTTCTCGAGAAACGCTCGTAGAGAACAAATTCTACAGTGATGATAGGCCTCGCCCGTTCCTCGAACTGAACGTGCGTCGTGTAGGTGAAGTGAATATCTTCGACGATGCTTCGACGCTCGAATGCGCAATTCTCAATGGGTTAGAGTGTAGCCAGCAAACGTCGCTAATTCGCAGATGGGTTCTCGATACTGTACGGTTTAGTGGAACCTATAGAGTTTGTGAGGACCAGCAGTATCCTATCCGTGCACTACTCGCGGGTGCGCAGCTAGCGTACATCAATGACGTCCATCTCGAGTATTCAGTGCACACCGATAACATATCGAATGCATCGAGTGCTAGTTCGATCTCCAAGGCGATAGACAACGAGTGCGAATTGATCGAGCTCTTTCGAGATATTCAGTCGGTTCCGGACCTTCCGGTTCATCTGCATTCTGCAGTTCGTAAGCGGCTGTCTCGTGAGTATTTTTGGAGGTTAGGATACGGCGTCTACTGGCGGCATCGGCGTTATCGTTCGGCATTCAAGTGCTTTCGGCAGGGGCTGAAGTACCGACCATTGCACCTCCCGTACTGGAAGACCTATCTCGCGTCCTTGGCAAAGTACCCCTTCTTAGCGATTCAGAGCAATTGA
- a CDS encoding FkbM family methyltransferase: MSSLVNAWRSCRRRLYELVRVTKTVKTQSIVSALSGLVAAGGETRGATLLHLRGYPDSIILRNGSSDFDVFRQVFLLEQYECLESNDVRYIVDAGANVGLTSLYFLNRYPHAHVIAIEPDVQNFDVAARNLRAFSSRCHIVNAGIWSEDTTLAVVRGDYRDGRHWATQTLPRVDGNDEGIPVFHLQTLLNRYGFPRVDLLKVDVEGAEDAVFRNGDTSFLKTTSSCAVECHGPECTEAFECAAARYGFRLRRVGELSLAERPA, translated from the coding sequence ATGAGCTCTCTTGTTAACGCTTGGCGATCTTGCCGCCGCCGTCTCTACGAACTTGTGCGGGTCACAAAGACGGTGAAGACTCAATCTATCGTAAGTGCCTTGTCTGGTCTCGTAGCCGCCGGCGGGGAAACCCGTGGAGCCACGCTCTTGCATTTGAGAGGATACCCTGACTCAATCATACTGCGAAACGGATCGAGCGATTTCGACGTTTTTCGCCAAGTGTTTCTCTTAGAACAGTACGAGTGCCTTGAGTCCAACGACGTAAGGTACATCGTTGACGCTGGTGCCAACGTCGGACTCACAAGCTTGTACTTCCTCAATCGGTACCCACATGCCCATGTAATTGCAATCGAACCAGATGTTCAGAACTTCGATGTTGCAGCGAGGAACCTTCGGGCGTTTTCGTCACGTTGCCATATCGTGAATGCAGGCATCTGGTCCGAAGATACAACGTTGGCAGTAGTACGCGGAGATTATAGGGATGGCCGTCATTGGGCGACGCAAACTCTACCAAGAGTCGATGGGAACGACGAAGGAATCCCAGTTTTTCATCTGCAGACACTGCTCAACCGATACGGGTTTCCCAGGGTAGATCTTCTGAAGGTGGATGTCGAAGGAGCCGAAGACGCCGTGTTTCGGAACGGCGATACCTCGTTCTTGAAAACGACGTCAAGTTGTGCGGTCGAATGTCATGGACCAGAGTGTACTGAAGCATTTGAGTGCGCAGCAGCGCGTTATGGATTTCGCTTGCGCCGTGTTGGGGAACTGAGCTTAGCGGAGCGACCAGCATAG
- a CDS encoding ABC transporter ATP-binding protein: MPAPAIAIESISKVYRIGAKEEVPDTLTGAVAGAIRYPWRNLVRLRQLTSFRDDDRGDDVLWALKNVSFDVKEGEVVGIIGRNGAGKSTLLKILSRITEPTSGRAMIRGRVSSLLEVGTGFHPELTGRENIYMNGTILGMTKREIDRKFDEIVEFSGVEKFLDTPTKRYSSGMQVRLAFAVAANLEPEILIIDEVLAVGDAEFQKRCLGKMQDVARSGRTVLFVSHNMASVLNLCSRALVMHNGSLSFDGRPDEAIESHTAVSTGNRASITSMSDCREAWCRPSIQSARIIDSGGRYHQVPLGGGIEVEMEFSNPEVPLRSPVMGLVFSHITKGVVAGVNTRMTGFSANAKPRASGKFSCRIPKLPFLQGAYEVDVWLGDGATNIDVLKGYLSFEIAGTDYYGSGKLPIPHMGTVMLDATWRLEPDVTCALFED; this comes from the coding sequence ATGCCAGCCCCCGCGATCGCCATCGAGAGTATTTCTAAGGTTTACCGCATTGGCGCCAAGGAGGAAGTGCCAGACACACTCACTGGGGCTGTTGCCGGCGCCATCCGCTACCCTTGGCGCAATCTCGTTCGGCTCAGACAGTTGACCAGCTTTCGTGACGACGACAGGGGCGACGACGTGCTATGGGCGCTCAAGAACGTGTCGTTCGATGTCAAGGAAGGAGAGGTGGTCGGCATCATTGGCCGCAACGGTGCGGGCAAGAGCACGCTCCTGAAAATCCTTAGCCGAATCACCGAGCCGACCAGCGGCCGCGCGATGATCCGCGGCCGTGTGTCGAGCCTGCTGGAAGTAGGCACCGGATTCCACCCTGAACTGACGGGGCGCGAAAACATCTATATGAACGGAACGATCCTCGGAATGACTAAACGAGAGATCGATCGCAAGTTCGACGAGATCGTCGAATTCAGCGGAGTCGAGAAGTTTCTGGACACTCCGACGAAGCGATATAGTTCTGGAATGCAGGTCCGACTAGCGTTTGCAGTGGCTGCAAACTTAGAGCCGGAAATACTGATCATAGACGAAGTGCTGGCTGTTGGAGACGCGGAATTTCAGAAACGGTGCTTGGGGAAGATGCAAGATGTTGCGCGAAGTGGTCGCACGGTGCTCTTCGTCAGTCACAACATGGCGTCGGTCTTGAACCTCTGTTCTCGCGCGCTGGTCATGCACAACGGTTCACTGTCATTCGACGGCCGTCCTGACGAAGCGATCGAATCACACACCGCCGTGAGCACCGGAAATCGAGCTTCGATAACCAGTATGAGTGACTGTCGCGAAGCGTGGTGCCGACCTTCGATCCAATCTGCTCGTATTATTGATTCAGGTGGCAGGTACCACCAAGTCCCGCTCGGGGGTGGTATTGAGGTCGAGATGGAATTCTCCAACCCGGAGGTCCCGCTGCGTTCTCCAGTCATGGGACTCGTGTTCAGTCACATTACGAAAGGTGTGGTGGCTGGTGTTAATACACGGATGACCGGGTTCTCTGCCAATGCGAAACCTCGCGCGAGTGGCAAGTTCAGTTGCCGCATCCCAAAGCTCCCATTTCTGCAAGGGGCCTACGAAGTAGATGTGTGGCTAGGGGATGGGGCGACTAACATTGACGTGTTGAAGGGATACCTGTCATTCGAAATTGCTGGCACTGACTACTATGGGTCGGGAAAACTACCAATTCCGCATATGGGAACCGTAATGTTGGATGCGACTTGGCGCCTAGAGCCAGATGTAACGTGTGCACTGTTTGAGGATTGA
- a CDS encoding sulfotransferase family protein — protein sequence MQPTFLGIGVQRAATTWLHNRLAEHPEIFVPAEKEIQFFNLEDHQSKGLAWYLSHFHSADRESAVGEITPTYLHEADPREVADMFPGLKLIVVLRDPVDRAFSAFTLVSHRFPGKSFGDVCHRPYFFGHSLYADKLRLWADVFGWDNLCVQLYEDIQDRPRDALRKFFQFLGVDADFQPSGVEEHINRIIYPGLQSRLDTLRLGWAKEIVKRTPIGDWIRQRHIRSIGGAGRQIRHRLVANFLGDIEETEKLINRDLSSWKS from the coding sequence GTGCAGCCTACATTTCTAGGTATTGGGGTTCAACGTGCCGCTACAACTTGGCTCCACAACCGCCTGGCTGAGCACCCAGAGATCTTTGTGCCGGCCGAAAAAGAGATCCAATTTTTCAACCTCGAAGATCACCAGTCCAAGGGGCTTGCCTGGTATCTGTCGCACTTCCACTCCGCCGATCGCGAATCGGCAGTAGGCGAAATCACACCCACCTATCTGCACGAGGCAGATCCGAGGGAGGTGGCTGATATGTTTCCTGGTCTGAAACTAATCGTGGTTCTCCGAGATCCGGTCGACAGAGCATTCTCAGCGTTCACCCTGGTTTCGCATAGATTCCCAGGCAAGTCCTTCGGTGATGTCTGTCATCGACCTTATTTTTTCGGCCACAGTTTGTACGCCGACAAGCTGCGCTTGTGGGCGGATGTCTTCGGCTGGGACAATCTTTGCGTACAGCTATATGAAGACATTCAGGACAGGCCGCGCGACGCGCTTAGGAAGTTCTTCCAATTCCTCGGCGTTGATGCCGATTTTCAGCCAAGTGGCGTTGAAGAACACATCAACCGCATCATCTATCCAGGCCTCCAGAGCAGGCTCGACACGCTGCGATTGGGATGGGCCAAAGAGATCGTAAAACGCACGCCTATCGGAGATTGGATCCGTCAACGCCATATCCGATCGATCGGTGGAGCGGGTAGGCAGATCCGCCACAGACTAGTCGCCAACTTTCTCGGCGACATCGAAGAGACCGAGAAACTAATAAACAGAGACCTTTCCTCGTGGAAGTCGTAG
- a CDS encoding ABC transporter permease, with the protein MSTDVLAAATDLESEPPAPAGDLVAVSEFVTVIERRSGWRLLDWKELHAYRDLFRFLVWRQVKVRYAQSAIGIGWAIIQPVFSMLLFTVVFGKLAKVSSDGVPYALFSFAALVPWTYFSNALTDGVNSLVSEANMLRKVYFPRILMPLSAVAAKLVDFTIAMVCLALLMAAFQHLPPWQCVFVPLLVVLMVVTAAAVSIWLTALAIQYRDIKHAMTFVVQLAMYASPVVYPTSLIPDQYRLLYAINPMVGVIEGFRAGLLGTQPMPWSLIAIGAAVASALLLTGLAYFRSKERVFADVA; encoded by the coding sequence ATGTCCACCGACGTCCTAGCTGCCGCCACCGATTTGGAATCCGAGCCCCCCGCACCCGCCGGCGATCTCGTGGCCGTTTCCGAATTCGTGACGGTAATCGAGCGACGCTCCGGATGGCGGCTTCTCGACTGGAAGGAATTGCACGCCTATCGTGACCTCTTTCGGTTTCTTGTCTGGCGCCAGGTGAAGGTCCGCTACGCACAGAGCGCTATCGGCATCGGTTGGGCGATCATCCAGCCGGTCTTCTCCATGCTCCTCTTCACGGTTGTCTTCGGTAAACTCGCGAAGGTTAGCAGCGATGGCGTGCCGTATGCGCTGTTCAGCTTTGCCGCGCTGGTCCCCTGGACTTACTTCTCTAACGCGCTCACAGATGGCGTCAACAGCCTAGTAAGTGAAGCCAATATGCTCAGAAAGGTGTATTTTCCGCGGATCCTCATGCCACTTTCGGCTGTAGCGGCCAAGCTGGTCGACTTCACCATTGCTATGGTTTGCCTGGCTCTCCTTATGGCGGCCTTTCAACATCTGCCTCCGTGGCAGTGCGTATTCGTACCACTATTGGTAGTGCTCATGGTCGTGACTGCCGCCGCGGTCAGCATTTGGCTCACCGCACTGGCGATCCAGTACCGCGACATCAAGCACGCGATGACTTTCGTTGTTCAGCTGGCAATGTACGCATCGCCGGTGGTCTACCCCACGAGCCTTATCCCCGATCAGTATCGATTGCTGTACGCCATTAATCCAATGGTTGGCGTGATCGAAGGATTTCGTGCCGGTCTGCTTGGCACTCAGCCCATGCCATGGAGCCTGATTGCCATAGGCGCCGCCGTAGCGTCGGCGCTGCTGCTCACCGGGCTGGCGTATTTCCGAAGCAAAGAACGGGTGTTCGCCGACGTCGCCTAA
- the pelF gene encoding GT4 family glycosyltransferase PelF, with product MQIGFVMHTMQVAGAEVLVAEMARRLAPSIEATIICLDELGRLGALLQDEGIDVIALGRRPGIDLRMPGLISRIVRERGLRILHAHQYTPFFYAALAKLRGAKAKVIFTEHGRHYPDVVSWKRRWANRLLLSRFSDLTTACCQFAAEAVEKKDGFASRSVRVVPNGIDLNEFSALAVPQDLARQRLGLDPDLLYLSMVARFHPVKDHETLVRAFDKVSKAEPSARLLLVGEGPERQRIDSLVAEFGLSDRVEFTGVRSDVAAILSASDLFVLSSVSEAASLTLLEAMACGTPVVVTDVGGNPEIVRYGQDGLLIPRGDSGRMANAIIQLLRDPERRREMGVAARRRVAEEYDLAISLQRYVALYEQVLGRHA from the coding sequence TTGCAGATCGGTTTCGTGATGCACACGATGCAGGTTGCCGGGGCTGAAGTGCTAGTCGCCGAGATGGCTCGGAGGCTTGCCCCGTCGATCGAAGCGACGATTATATGTCTGGACGAACTCGGACGACTTGGTGCACTGCTACAGGATGAGGGCATCGATGTTATAGCCTTGGGGCGACGACCTGGCATTGACTTGCGTATGCCTGGCCTAATATCGAGGATCGTCCGAGAGCGCGGTCTGCGGATCTTGCACGCTCACCAGTACACCCCATTCTTCTACGCCGCGCTAGCCAAGCTGCGAGGCGCCAAGGCGAAGGTGATTTTCACCGAGCACGGTCGCCATTATCCCGATGTAGTGAGTTGGAAGCGGAGGTGGGCGAATAGGTTGTTGCTGAGCCGCTTCTCTGATCTGACTACTGCCTGCTGCCAGTTTGCCGCGGAAGCGGTAGAGAAGAAGGATGGATTCGCTAGCCGGAGCGTCCGGGTCGTGCCGAATGGCATCGACCTCAACGAGTTCTCAGCACTTGCTGTCCCACAGGATCTTGCTCGTCAAAGACTAGGCCTCGATCCCGATCTGCTATATCTGTCCATGGTCGCTCGGTTTCATCCAGTAAAGGACCACGAGACGCTAGTCCGAGCGTTCGACAAGGTTTCGAAGGCTGAACCTTCCGCCCGCCTGCTCTTGGTTGGAGAGGGCCCTGAACGCCAGCGGATCGATTCCCTGGTCGCCGAGTTCGGCTTGTCAGACCGAGTCGAGTTTACTGGCGTTCGAAGCGACGTAGCCGCAATCCTCTCCGCCAGCGACTTGTTCGTTCTGTCGAGCGTAAGCGAAGCGGCGTCGCTTACGCTGCTAGAAGCAATGGCGTGCGGCACGCCGGTTGTCGTGACCGATGTCGGTGGCAACCCAGAGATCGTCCGATACGGACAAGATGGGCTGCTCATCCCGAGGGGAGATTCCGGGCGAATGGCGAATGCTATAATCCAGTTGCTGCGCGATCCTGAACGGCGTCGAGAGATGGGCGTCGCTGCCCGCCGACGCGTAGCCGAGGAGTATGACTTGGCCATTAGCCTCCAGCGGTACGTCGCACTCTACGAACAAGTACTGGGGCGACACGCTTGA
- a CDS encoding TIGR03087 family PEP-CTERM/XrtA system glycosyltransferase, with protein MKKILFLTHRVPYPPDRGDRIRSHHLLRFLAGRAEVSLGCVAEHPVAGGVIGELQKLCTRVAVEPTSPNSRVVQDAICLLTGRSATEGHFWSHRLARILSDWAQVDRFDFILCFCSGMYRYARLPKLRDVPTAVDLVDVDSLKWADCAIGAAFPRSWLYRWESTRVQKLEREITRHADRVYIISRDEKQLLQQAVGFENARVASNGVDLGYFTTDFVQESCRLSCCFVGVLDYLPNVEAVVWFANEVWGLIRERHPTAEFKVIGRSPSQAILRLASAPGVSICPDVPDVRPYLRESTVAVAPLRIARGIQNKVLEAMAMGKPVVASPEALTGIEAEPGCDLLVASHASEWVQQVDYLFTNPESMQTLSRRARRFVESNHDWSTCLLPFEELTESSDVVLKDSSPKTRHPLSASS; from the coding sequence TTGAAGAAGATCCTGTTTTTGACACACCGCGTTCCTTACCCTCCAGATCGCGGAGATCGAATCCGATCGCACCACCTGCTGCGGTTTCTCGCCGGCCGCGCTGAAGTGTCGCTTGGTTGCGTAGCGGAACATCCAGTCGCTGGAGGGGTCATCGGTGAATTGCAGAAGCTCTGTACGCGTGTTGCGGTTGAGCCAACATCACCTAACAGCCGGGTTGTGCAGGACGCCATATGCTTGCTGACCGGACGCTCTGCTACCGAGGGGCACTTCTGGAGTCACCGACTTGCGAGGATTCTTAGTGACTGGGCGCAGGTCGATAGATTTGACTTCATCCTATGTTTCTGCTCAGGGATGTATCGCTATGCCCGGCTGCCCAAGCTGAGGGATGTTCCTACGGCAGTCGACTTGGTTGACGTGGACAGTTTGAAGTGGGCAGATTGTGCGATCGGCGCTGCGTTTCCCCGGTCCTGGCTCTACCGTTGGGAATCGACCCGAGTGCAGAAGCTGGAGCGTGAGATCACACGCCACGCCGATCGAGTGTACATCATAAGCCGGGACGAGAAGCAACTGCTGCAACAAGCGGTCGGGTTTGAGAATGCCCGGGTGGCTTCTAATGGCGTTGATCTGGGGTACTTTACCACAGATTTTGTGCAAGAGAGTTGCCGTTTGAGTTGCTGCTTTGTTGGCGTGCTTGATTATCTGCCAAATGTCGAAGCGGTCGTCTGGTTTGCCAACGAGGTTTGGGGGCTCATTAGAGAGAGGCATCCCACCGCGGAGTTTAAAGTGATTGGACGGAGCCCGTCGCAGGCAATACTGCGGCTCGCTTCTGCGCCAGGCGTGAGCATTTGCCCAGATGTCCCTGACGTGCGGCCCTATTTGAGGGAGAGCACGGTTGCAGTAGCCCCGCTACGTATCGCCCGTGGCATTCAAAACAAGGTCCTTGAGGCGATGGCTATGGGGAAGCCCGTGGTGGCCAGCCCGGAAGCCCTAACCGGCATCGAAGCGGAGCCGGGTTGTGATCTGCTGGTCGCGTCTCACGCATCAGAGTGGGTGCAACAGGTCGACTACTTGTTCACGAATCCGGAGTCTATGCAGACTCTATCGCGCAGAGCGCGGCGCTTCGTCGAATCTAACCATGATTGGTCGACATGCCTCTTGCCGTTTGAGGAACTGACGGAGTCTAGCGACGTTGTGCTGAAAGACTCATCACCCAAGACGCGGCATCCGCTCAGCGCATCATCATAA
- a CDS encoding XrtA system polysaccharide deacetylase: MNINALSFDIEEYFHVHAFSDVILKRDWHRYESRVVPSTRTILRILRTHRTKATFFVLGWVAERWPDLIKEIHGEGHEIASHGYEHDAVHTLTAKQLAVDLLRAKEAIIAACPAAELAGYRAPSFSIDRSMSWAFDELNAAGFKYDSSVSAASLHDRYGDHHAPRFPYEVAPGILEIPTSTVRLFGKNLPAVGGGHFRIAPLDISRRAIRRINREGHSAVIYLHPWEFDTDQPRGHGAHWKARFRHYVNIGKTATRLERLLQEFPFGRMDNVFAEPISRIVVSDCSSAANQAEAV, translated from the coding sequence TTGAACATAAACGCGCTCAGCTTCGACATCGAAGAGTATTTCCACGTCCACGCATTTAGCGACGTGATACTGAAGCGGGATTGGCATCGTTACGAGTCTCGGGTAGTGCCGTCGACGCGGACAATCCTCAGGATCCTCAGGACCCACCGTACTAAGGCGACCTTTTTTGTGCTGGGCTGGGTCGCTGAGCGGTGGCCGGATCTCATCAAGGAGATCCATGGCGAAGGACATGAAATTGCTAGCCATGGGTACGAACACGACGCGGTCCACACGCTGACAGCTAAACAGCTTGCGGTCGACCTGCTGCGCGCGAAAGAAGCAATCATTGCCGCATGTCCAGCAGCGGAGCTTGCGGGCTACCGAGCCCCATCATTCTCAATTGACCGCTCGATGTCATGGGCCTTCGATGAACTGAACGCTGCGGGCTTCAAATACGATTCCAGCGTGTCGGCCGCATCGCTCCATGATCGCTATGGAGATCATCATGCTCCCCGGTTTCCCTACGAAGTCGCGCCAGGGATCCTTGAGATCCCCACCAGCACAGTCAGGCTGTTTGGTAAGAACTTGCCCGCTGTTGGCGGGGGGCACTTCCGGATAGCTCCGCTTGATATCTCGCGTCGCGCTATCCGACGCATCAATCGCGAAGGTCACTCGGCCGTCATCTATCTCCATCCATGGGAGTTTGACACGGACCAACCCCGCGGCCATGGAGCACACTGGAAGGCTCGCTTCCGACATTACGTGAATATTGGAAAGACGGCCACCCGGTTAGAGAGGCTACTCCAGGAGTTTCCGTTCGGGAGGATGGACAATGTCTTTGCTGAGCCGATATCGAGAATCGTCGTTTCGGACTGCTCGTCGGCAGCCAATCAAGCAGAAGCTGTCTAG
- a CDS encoding sugar transferase, with protein MSATTEAVTLSAVREGEACSKEVCATPYALRKRPFVRVIGVVIGVPLAPIVLLLVLLVRLTSSGPGLYRQRRVGLHGEEFTIYKIRSMRQDAETLSGPVWAAKKDARVTPLGRFLRYSHLDELPQILNVIRGDMDFVGPRPERPEIVEDLVPLVDGYQNRHVVLPGITGLAQVNLEPDQEIECVRKKVAADLHYIENASLYYDLRLLSATILRVLGLRYQHGARLLRVTLPRSIRGGAQQPNKCQPAEVSRPDMLDDTVAVQALCDTIVDRSLGSLIDDEIAARSEVRVPR; from the coding sequence ATGTCAGCTACAACGGAAGCGGTTACGTTGAGCGCGGTTAGAGAGGGAGAGGCCTGCTCCAAGGAGGTATGTGCTACTCCATACGCTCTCAGAAAGCGGCCGTTTGTACGTGTCATCGGAGTTGTCATCGGCGTGCCCCTTGCCCCGATAGTTCTGCTCCTTGTATTGCTGGTCCGCCTCACCTCGTCGGGACCAGGGCTGTATCGGCAGCGCCGTGTCGGTTTGCACGGTGAAGAATTCACTATCTACAAGATCCGATCGATGCGCCAAGACGCCGAGACGCTTTCCGGGCCCGTCTGGGCGGCAAAGAAGGACGCTCGCGTAACACCTCTTGGCCGGTTCTTGCGGTACTCGCACTTGGACGAACTTCCCCAAATACTCAACGTCATCCGTGGTGACATGGACTTCGTCGGGCCGCGTCCAGAACGCCCTGAGATCGTTGAGGACCTAGTACCGTTGGTGGATGGCTACCAGAATCGGCATGTCGTACTTCCCGGGATAACTGGATTGGCACAGGTTAATCTTGAGCCGGACCAAGAGATCGAGTGTGTACGCAAGAAAGTAGCGGCTGACCTGCACTACATCGAGAATGCAAGCCTCTATTACGATTTGCGACTATTGTCGGCCACCATACTCCGAGTTCTGGGGCTTAGGTATCAACATGGGGCGAGGCTGCTTCGGGTCACCCTTCCGCGATCGATTAGAGGCGGTGCTCAACAGCCGAATAAGTGTCAGCCCGCAGAGGTGTCGCGTCCGGATATGCTCGATGATACGGTAGCGGTTCAGGCACTTTGCGACACCATTGTCGATAGATCTCTCGGTTCGCTAATCGACGACGAAATCGCGGCTAGATCCGAAGTTAGGGTGCCGCGTTAG
- a CDS encoding exosortase-associated EpsI family protein, giving the protein MKPQEYAAPKSVLRVRVAATVSGLIAIVLGGVVHGQFTHRWGGGADVAAAAAVLDRFPEAFGVWRRESDDPMDGDVLDTLQCSNYVRRTYLNSETSEKVRVAVIVGPAGPTAVHTPEICYSSRAFAIDQSRTKQSIKSDAALHMFWKTVFKSRQPGGPRLIAYYGWSDGSAWEASEMPRYQFGGSPFLYKIQLAGEPLMDLNGEQRDLCYRFLEDLIDSGWATSVSN; this is encoded by the coding sequence ATGAAACCGCAAGAGTATGCTGCGCCCAAGTCTGTCCTAAGGGTACGAGTCGCTGCGACTGTATCCGGTTTGATCGCAATCGTTCTGGGCGGTGTGGTGCACGGTCAGTTTACCCATCGGTGGGGAGGGGGGGCTGACGTTGCGGCCGCGGCGGCTGTCTTGGATCGGTTTCCGGAGGCGTTCGGTGTTTGGCGGCGCGAGTCGGACGATCCGATGGACGGTGATGTTCTCGATACTCTGCAGTGTTCGAACTACGTGCGCCGAACCTACCTGAACTCCGAAACGTCAGAGAAAGTACGCGTTGCAGTAATCGTGGGGCCAGCAGGGCCCACCGCGGTGCATACCCCCGAGATCTGTTACTCAAGCAGAGCGTTTGCAATCGACCAGAGCCGCACCAAGCAATCAATCAAATCGGACGCAGCTTTGCACATGTTTTGGAAAACAGTCTTCAAGTCGCGTCAGCCAGGCGGACCGCGATTGATCGCGTACTACGGATGGTCTGATGGCTCAGCCTGGGAGGCATCCGAAATGCCACGGTATCAGTTTGGCGGGAGCCCCTTTCTGTACAAAATTCAGCTCGCTGGAGAGCCGCTTATGGATCTTAACGGCGAGCAACGAGATCTTTGCTATCGATTCCTTGAAGATCTTATAGATTCTGGTTGGGCTACATCGGTGAGTAACTAG